The Methylomonas sp. UP202 DNA window CTCGGTCAGATCCATCAAGTCGCCGTATTCGGCGTAGGCTTGGTAGAACTCCATCATCGTGAATTCCGGATTGTGCCGGGTCGAAAGGCCTTCGTTGCGGAAGTTGCGGTTGATCTCGAACACCCGCTCGAAACCGCCGACCACCAGCCGCTTTAGATATAGTTCCGGCGCGATGCGCAAATACAACTCCATGTCCAGCGCATTGTGGAAGGTGGTGAACGGCCGCGCCGTCGCACCGCCGGGAATCACTTGCATCATCGGCGTTTCCACTTCCAGGAAGTCGCGGGCGATCAAAAATTCACGGATGTAATTGACGATCTTCGAACGCATCAGGAAGGTCTTGCGGGTCTCGTCGCTCATGATCAAATCCAAATATCGCTGGCGGTATTTGATCTCCTGATCGGCGATGCCGTGAAATTTTTCCGGTAACGGCCGCAACGCCTTGGTGAGCAGGCGAATGTCATCGACCTTGACGCTGAGTTCACCGGTCTTGGTTTTGAACAAGACCCCTTCGGCACCCAGGATGTCGCCAATGTCCCACTTCTTGAACTGATCGTTGTAAACGCCTTCCGGCAGATTGTCGCGCGCGACGTAGGCCTGGATTTGCCCGGACATGTCCTGCAAATGGCAGAAACTGGCCTTGCCCATGATGCGGCGGGTCATCATCCGTCCGGCGATCTTGACCCGAATCGGCTCGGCCAGCAGCTCTTCCTCGGATTTATCGCCGTATTCGGCGAGCAATTCGCCGGCCACCACATTGCGGCGAAAATCGGTCGGAAAAGCAATACCTTCTTCTCGTAGCGCCGATAATTTCTCGCGGCGCTGTCTAATCTGTTCCTGTTCGTCGTGTTCGAGTTCTGACATTTTCAAAAATACTAATTAAAAATAAATACGGTCGAATTTAGCGACTTAAAGGCAACAATCTGACTCTTTCGCGTAATTCGTCCGCAACGATCAAAGCACCGTTATCAAGCTCGGCGTTGAATCGGTTCAACAATTCCACAGCTCTCGGTCCGAGTACTTTGGGTGAAATATCTTGGGTGCGAATTTGAAATACGCTTGGCGCGACCGCACCGGTCAACGCCAACAACGCGCCAAAATCCAAATCGTGGGTAAATACCACGGCTGCGTTTTCCCTGGCCCAGTTAAATAGTTCGGCATCCGGAGCATCCGCGGGACCAACCCTGGAACAGTGAAAGGCTTCGAATCCAGCCTCGTTTAGCACGCTTGTCCACGCCGGCGACAAATTCATGTCCAATAATATTTTCACGCGGCGTTCAAGGGTAACTCGAGTTCCTCCGCTCGCCAGGCAGCAAAACGTAAGGCTTCAGTAATATCCTCTGCTTCCAGATACGGGTACAACTCCAATATCTGTTCGGTCG harbors:
- a CDS encoding DUF433 domain-containing protein, translating into MKGLQRITFDPAVMGGKPCLRGLRVTAGMLVGLVACGYSTEQILELYPYLEAEDITEALRFAAWRAEELELPLNAA
- the lysS gene encoding lysine--tRNA ligase, translating into MSELEHDEQEQIRQRREKLSALREEGIAFPTDFRRNVVAGELLAEYGDKSEEELLAEPIRVKIAGRMMTRRIMGKASFCHLQDMSGQIQAYVARDNLPEGVYNDQFKKWDIGDILGAEGVLFKTKTGELSVKVDDIRLLTKALRPLPEKFHGIADQEIKYRQRYLDLIMSDETRKTFLMRSKIVNYIREFLIARDFLEVETPMMQVIPGGATARPFTTFHNALDMELYLRIAPELYLKRLVVGGFERVFEINRNFRNEGLSTRHNPEFTMMEFYQAYAEYGDLMDLTEALLKGIAEDVVGSSIIEYQGDRYDFGQPFARMTVLESILHFNPELTLADLSTREAAVKVAENLKIPVKDSYGLGKVQIEIFEKTVEHRLMNPTFITAYPVEVSPLARRNDSDPHVTDRFEFFVGGREIANGFTELNDAEDQAERFQKQVEEKEAGDNEAMHFDADYITALEHGMPPTAGEGIGIDRLVMLFTNSPSIRDVLLFPHMRPKH
- a CDS encoding DUF5615 family PIN-like protein; protein product: MKILLDMNLSPAWTSVLNEAGFEAFHCSRVGPADAPDAELFNWARENAAVVFTHDLDFGALLALTGAVAPSVFQIRTQDISPKVLGPRAVELLNRFNAELDNGALIVADELRERVRLLPLSR